The following DNA comes from Bradyrhizobium sp. SK17.
GCAGCGCCTTGCTGAAAGACCCCGCGTAAATCACACAGCCGCCGGTATCCAATCCCTGTAGCGAGGCAATCGGGTGGCCTTCATAGCGAAACTCGCTGTCATAGTCGTCCTCGATGATCCAACTGCCTTGCCGCTGCGCGAAGGCCAGAAGTTGCAGCCGGCGCGTCAGCGGCAACGCCGAACCGGAGGGATATTGATGGGACGGCGTGACGTAGATCACGACAGGCGCGAGGCCGTCCGACGATGCAAGCGTCTCGGTGATCATGCCCTTGGAGTCGACCGGCGCACCAACCAGCCGCGCACCATTCAGGAGAAATGCCTGCCGCGCCGGAGGATAGCAGGGATTCTCGATCAAAGCGGTTTCGCCCGGAGACATCAGCACGCGAATGGCGAGATCGAGCGCCTGTTGCGTGCCCGACGTGATGAAAACCTGACGCGGGTCGCAGCGCACGCCTCTCGATGCGGTCAGATAGGCGGCGACTGCCTCGCGCAAAGCGGGCTCGCCTTGCGCATCGCGATAGCCGTCACTGGCATAGTCGATGTGGCGATGCGCGAGCCGCTTCAGGAGGACCGCGGTTCGCATATCATGAATGACCCGCCCGGTCGCGAAGGCTACCTGCCCGGGATGGGTTTCGAAGCTCATCGCCAATCGTGCCGCCGCAGAAATGCGACGCCTGCTGGCACTGGATCGGGCGTTGCGGGAGCTGTTGCCCTCGATTTTCGGCAACGGCAGATCGTCTGTGACATAGGTGCCAGATCCATGCTTTCCGATCGCATAGCCCTCTGCGATCAGCACGTCATAGGCTTCGGCGACGAGCCCTCGCGACAATGACCATTCGGCGGACGCCGTGCGTGTCGAAGGCAGGCGATCGCCCGCCCGCAGCGCGCCGCCGACGATCGCGTCCCGGAGCTGGAGATAGAGCTGCCGCACTGCTGGAACCGGCAGACTCGAGTCGATCGCAGGCCGGAAACCAGCCGCAGCACTCTCACGTCGCATCGCACGGCGCATCGGCAGTTTCGGGAAAGTGGCCCGCTCGGACATCAGGAAGTGGCCCTTTGAAAGAGCCAATGATTCAATAATATCAGGCCACTTTCAAGAGGGCCCGCGCAAATGCCGAAATCATCCGCACAGTTCCTGTTTCTTGGCACCATGCTCGCCGCGGCCGGCTACGGCGCGACATTCCTGTTGTCGGCCTACTTCCGCGCAAACGGCGGCAGCGACCTCGACACCGGCACCACGCTTGGTGCCGCGATGATCGGAACCTTCGTCGGCGTGCCGCTTGTCGGCTGGTTCTCGGGACGTTTCGACGCCGCGCGCATGAGCGCGATCGCCGCATGCGCTGTCGGGTGTGGCTTCCTGCTGCTTGCCGCCAGCGCTGGCGGCACTCTGGCGATGTCTCTGACGTCCGGTTTCCTGATCGGCCTGGGCTGGGGCATGTTCTATGTTGGCGCACCGATGTCGCTTTCGGAGCGCGTGACGGATCGCGATCGCGGCTTCTGGTTCACGCGCTTCGGCGCCTTCCAGATGGCCGGCATCGGGGGAGGCCCGCTCGTTCTCAACCTGGCGGTCGATCAGGCAGGGCTCTCCATCGCGGCAACTTTTCGGCTGGTTGGCATTGCCTGTCTGGTTGCGGGGCTGTCGCTCTGGATGTTCTCGACGATGGCCCCGGGCGCGCGGCGTTCATCGTCGCTCCGTTCCTGGGTCCGCCCGATCAGCGTCATTGCGCGAAGCCCATCCGTCCGTCCGATCCTGATGGTCGGGTTTGGCGCCTGCGCGTTTTCCGGCCTCTTGACCTTCCAATCGTCACTCGTCGCGGGGACATCGGCGAAGGCCTCAACCTTCTTTGCCGTCTATGCCATCACGGTGGTTGCTGCACGTCTGCTGTTTGCCCGTATCCTGGCATCGCTGCCGCAGAGGCGGCTTGCAGAGGGGTTGCTGGTTTCGATGACGCTTGGTGTGGTGGCGATGTTCGGCGTCGGCATCCATCCGGCGTTTCAAATCCTGTCCGCAGTCCTCACCGGCATTGGGTATGGTCTGGTTTACACCGTCATCCAGACCTGGGCGGTTAACGACACAGACGCAAGATACCGCCACGCCGCACTCACCTGGTTCGTGCTGTCATACTTCATCGGCATCTTCGGATTTCCTGTCATCGGGGGATGGCTGCTGGTGAATCTGGGCCGCAACGCCTTTCTGGGCGCGCTGCTTGCCGCCGCACTGTCAGAGTTGGCGATCCTCTACAGCGGAAGCGAAAAGGCCAGCGGCGGGGTGCGGACAAACTCGACGACCGCCTGATCCGTCACCACGCTCGATTCAGGTCAATTCCGGGCATGGCGTTGTTTTCGACATTGGGCAACGCGCCCGGTGTCCCTACTCCGCCTCCGCGCTCGCGAAGCGGACGCCGAACGTGTCGGCGTTGGCCTCGCCCCAGTCGTACAGCGCTTGCAGCATCGGCTTTAGCATCTCGCCGCGCTTGGTCAGGCAGTAGCGCGAGGAGCCGCCGCCGCGCTCCTGCTTGACGAAGCCTGAATTGCAGAGATCGCGCAGGCGCTCGGTCAGGACCTTGTCGCTGAGCTGCGGGATGTCGTGGCGCAACTCGCCATAGCGCATCGGGCGGAGCTTCAGCCGGCTCAAGATCACGGTCTTCCATTTGCCGCTGAGCTGATCGATCGAGAACTCGACCGGGCAACCATATTTGCGCTTGGTCTTGCGGATCATCACCTTCTCCCGCGGCACTTTCCATCTGGTTCGTTGAGCGCTGCCATCGATCCATCTAAGCACGCTTCACACGGGTTGGGCGAGCTTAGGGATCATTGCAAGGCATGACAGACAGCAGCTCCGCCCGAGGCCCACACGACGAGCAACAGCCGCGCAAACGCATCATCGTCAGACGCAACGGCCCTTACGAACCCGAGCCCGGCATTGCGATCGTCGACCATCTCGGTGTGCCTGTTGCAACCGAGGCGCCGGCGCGGCTGTGCCGCTGCGGCCAATCGCGGACAAAACCGTTCTGCGACGACAGCCACGCCGCGCGCGGCTTCACCGACGCCAAGGATGCGCGGCGGGTGCCCGACAAGCTCGATGTCTATGCCGGACAGCAGGCCCATGTGTTCGACAATCGAGGCAGCTGCGCGCATTCCGGCTTCTGCACCGACCGGCTCAATTCCGTGTTTCACGTCGGCGAGGAGCCCTTCGTCGCGCCGAGCGGCGCACGCCTCGATGACCTCATCAATGCGGTGCGCCGATGCCCATCGGGCGCGCTCGGCATCGGCATCGGCCCGGCGCGCGAGGCCAATTTGTCGGATGTCAGCCGGCCGCCGCAGATCGAAGTGTCGAAGGACGGCCCCTATCGCGTCACCGGTGATGTCGAACTGATCGATGAGGACGGTGCGCCGATCGCACGAAACGCCGGTGCGTCGCGGGAGCATGCCAGCCTGTGCCGCTGCGGCGCGTCGCTGAACAAGCCGTTTTGCAGCGGCATGCACTGGAACGTGGCGTTTCATGATCCCGTTCCCGATCCGATGCGCGAGCCGACGCTGTTCGAATGGGCCGGCGGCTATCCGGCGCTGCTCGACATGACGCGGATCTTCTACAGCCGCTACGTGCCGGAGGATCCCTTGCTCGGCCCGCTGTTCGCGGAGATGTCGCCGGATCATCCCGAACGGGTCGCGGCCTGGCTCAGCGAGGTGTTCGGCGGGCCGCGCTTCTACACCGAACGCTATGGCGGCTATCGGCGGATGGTGTCGCAACATATCGGCAAGGAGATCAGGCCGGAGCAGCGCGCGCTGTGGGCGACCTACATGGTGCAGAGTGCCGACGACGCCGGGCTGCCGTCCGATCCGGAATTCCGCGCCGCCTTCGTCGCCTATATCGAATGGGGTTCGCGGATCGCGGTGGAGAATTCCGGCGCCGGCGCGAAGCCGCCGCCGAACATGCCGGTGCCGCGCTGGTGGTGGGTCTGCAACGCGACGCCCGCCGCGCGGCCGCCCGCCATCGCGGACGATGCGCAGGACACGAACGACATCAGCGTCACGCTGCCCGGCCCCGGTGAGACCGTGCGATTCGAACCGCACATCCGGCCGCTATTCCGGCCGATGGACCGCAATTCGATGCTGTTCGCCTTCGACCTCTGGAACGAGGCCGACGTGACGCGGCACGCTCCGCAGATCCTCGCGCGCCTCGAGGCCGGCACGATGCCGTGCGACGGCGCGTGGCCGGCCGAGCGGATCGCCCTGTTCGCACGCTGGGCCGAAGCGATTGCGCCGAGGTGACCTCGGTGCAATTGGGGCGATTTCCGTGAGCCGTGCTGCAAATTGCGCAGTGGCGGCGGGCGCGCCGGCAGGCTAGAGAGTTTCCGCCATTCAAGTGGAGACCCAAATGAGCATTCAGCGTTTCGAAACCGGCCCGCGCATGAGCCAGGCCGTGGTGCACGGCAACACCGTCTATCTGGCCGGCGTCGTCGCTGGCAAGGCCGCCGGCGGCAGCGTCACCGACCAGACCAAGGACATCCTGTCGATCATCGACGGCCACCTCGCCAAGGCCGGCACCGACAAGTCGAAGCTGCTCAGCGCGACCATCTACATCACCGACATGAAGACGTTCCCGGAGATGAACGCGGTGTGGGACCAGTGGGTCTCCCAGGGCAACACCCCGGCCCGCGCCACCGTCGAGGCCAAGCTCGCGGCGCCGCAGTACAATGTCGAGATCATGGTTGTCGCGGCGAAGTAAGAGCGTTCACCTCTCCCTTGGGAGAGGTGAATCGAGAGCGCGCCGAGCCGAGTGAACCAAAACTCATCCCGCTCTGCAGAATGGCGCGGCGGCCACAGGCCACCGCGCCATTTTCTTTTTGCCACTGTGTCTATGCGGCGCGCGCCGTGCCCTTCTCCGCATCGAGCCTGCGCGCAAACAACCAGCGGAAGTAGGTCAGCGGCGCGTCGGCGCCGATCGCCAGCAACTGATAATCCGGATCGGCGTCGAGCACCTTCTGCTGCGCCTCGATGAAGTCCTTGTCCTCGTTGAAGGCCTCCTCCAGGGAGTACCGCAGCGACAGCGCGATGTTCGGGTCGCCGATATCGAAATCGTGCAGATAGTTCCAGAAGAAGTGCGTCGAGGAGCGCGTCTCCGGCGTCATGAACTGCGCGTTGCGGTATTGCCGCGTGCCCGGAACCTGGACGCCCTTCTCCGCGCCCTGCCCGGCCGGCGCGAACATGGTATCGAGCGTGAAGATACCTGGCACGATCATGCGGCCGACATTGCGGCGATCGACCATGTCGTCCCGGTTGGAGATCACCTTCTTGTGGTAGGGCGGCGCATCGGCGCCCATGTGCCAGCGCTCGACGCGGAAACCGTCGTCCAGCTTCTCGATCGCGACCGGCTTGGTCTTGTAGGCATATTCCTCCGAACCGCCCAGCGTGTTGGTGTGCACGAAAGCGAGATGCGCGAAATCGCTGAGATTGTCGACGATCAGGAGCCAGTTGGCCTTGTAGTGCATGTAGCCCGGCAGGCCGCGCCATGTGGGATCTTCCAGCGGCGGATAGTCGAGGATCAGCTTCGGATCGGCCTTCTCGGGATCGCCGGTCCAGATGAAGATCATGTTGTAGCGCTCGACCACGGGATAGCTGCGCACGCCGAGCTTGGCGGGGATCGCGTCCTGGCCGGGGATCTGGATGCACTTGCCGTCGGCCGCGAACTTCATGCCGTGATACATGCACCTGATGTCATCGCCCTCGACCCGGCCCATCGAGAGCGGCGCGGCGCGATGGCAGCAACGGTCGTCGAGCGCGACCACCTTTCCGCTGGCGCCGCGATAGATCACGATCGGCCGCTCCAGGATGGTGCGCGCCAGCTTTTTGCCGTCGATCAGCTCGTGATTCAGCGCCGCCACGTACCAGGCGTTGCGCAGGAAAATTCCGTCGTCGTCAGCCAATTCACCCTCCCGATGCAATATTGCTTGCAACGAGGTTAGGGGATTGCAGCCGTCGGGATAATCCGATTTGGCTGGACACACTGTACCGGTGGATGGACAATCGGCCATGGAGTGGCGTGACTGGGAGCTGTTTTGCGAGGTTGTCGAGCATGGCGGCTTCACCGCGGCCGCGCGCGTGCTCGGGCACCCCAAATCGAGCCTGAGTGCTGCGGTGCAACGGCTCGAGGCCAATCTCGGGCTGCGGCTGATCGAGC
Coding sequences within:
- a CDS encoding RidA family protein, with amino-acid sequence MSIQRFETGPRMSQAVVHGNTVYLAGVVAGKAAGGSVTDQTKDILSIIDGHLAKAGTDKSKLLSATIYITDMKTFPEMNAVWDQWVSQGNTPARATVEAKLAAPQYNVEIMVVAAK
- a CDS encoding helix-turn-helix domain-containing protein is translated as MIRKTKRKYGCPVEFSIDQLSGKWKTVILSRLKLRPMRYGELRHDIPQLSDKVLTERLRDLCNSGFVKQERGGGSSRYCLTKRGEMLKPMLQALYDWGEANADTFGVRFASAEAE
- a CDS encoding MFS transporter, with product MPKSSAQFLFLGTMLAAAGYGATFLLSAYFRANGGSDLDTGTTLGAAMIGTFVGVPLVGWFSGRFDAARMSAIAACAVGCGFLLLAASAGGTLAMSLTSGFLIGLGWGMFYVGAPMSLSERVTDRDRGFWFTRFGAFQMAGIGGGPLVLNLAVDQAGLSIAATFRLVGIACLVAGLSLWMFSTMAPGARRSSSLRSWVRPISVIARSPSVRPILMVGFGACAFSGLLTFQSSLVAGTSAKASTFFAVYAITVVAARLLFARILASLPQRRLAEGLLVSMTLGVVAMFGVGIHPAFQILSAVLTGIGYGLVYTVIQTWAVNDTDARYRHAALTWFVLSYFIGIFGFPVIGGWLLVNLGRNAFLGALLAAALSELAILYSGSEKASGGVRTNSTTA
- a CDS encoding CDGSH iron-sulfur domain-containing protein, encoding MTDSSSARGPHDEQQPRKRIIVRRNGPYEPEPGIAIVDHLGVPVATEAPARLCRCGQSRTKPFCDDSHAARGFTDAKDARRVPDKLDVYAGQQAHVFDNRGSCAHSGFCTDRLNSVFHVGEEPFVAPSGARLDDLINAVRRCPSGALGIGIGPAREANLSDVSRPPQIEVSKDGPYRVTGDVELIDEDGAPIARNAGASREHASLCRCGASLNKPFCSGMHWNVAFHDPVPDPMREPTLFEWAGGYPALLDMTRIFYSRYVPEDPLLGPLFAEMSPDHPERVAAWLSEVFGGPRFYTERYGGYRRMVSQHIGKEIRPEQRALWATYMVQSADDAGLPSDPEFRAAFVAYIEWGSRIAVENSGAGAKPPPNMPVPRWWWVCNATPAARPPAIADDAQDTNDISVTLPGPGETVRFEPHIRPLFRPMDRNSMLFAFDLWNEADVTRHAPQILARLEAGTMPCDGAWPAERIALFARWAEAIAPR
- a CDS encoding aromatic ring-hydroxylating dioxygenase subunit alpha, with protein sequence MADDDGIFLRNAWYVAALNHELIDGKKLARTILERPIVIYRGASGKVVALDDRCCHRAAPLSMGRVEGDDIRCMYHGMKFAADGKCIQIPGQDAIPAKLGVRSYPVVERYNMIFIWTGDPEKADPKLILDYPPLEDPTWRGLPGYMHYKANWLLIVDNLSDFAHLAFVHTNTLGGSEEYAYKTKPVAIEKLDDGFRVERWHMGADAPPYHKKVISNRDDMVDRRNVGRMIVPGIFTLDTMFAPAGQGAEKGVQVPGTRQYRNAQFMTPETRSSTHFFWNYLHDFDIGDPNIALSLRYSLEEAFNEDKDFIEAQQKVLDADPDYQLLAIGADAPLTYFRWLFARRLDAEKGTARAA
- a CDS encoding PLP-dependent aminotransferase family protein; the encoded protein is MSERATFPKLPMRRAMRRESAAAGFRPAIDSSLPVPAVRQLYLQLRDAIVGGALRAGDRLPSTRTASAEWSLSRGLVAEAYDVLIAEGYAIGKHGSGTYVTDDLPLPKIEGNSSRNARSSASRRRISAAARLAMSFETHPGQVAFATGRVIHDMRTAVLLKRLAHRHIDYASDGYRDAQGEPALREAVAAYLTASRGVRCDPRQVFITSGTQQALDLAIRVLMSPGETALIENPCYPPARQAFLLNGARLVGAPVDSKGMITETLASSDGLAPVVIYVTPSHQYPSGSALPLTRRLQLLAFAQRQGSWIIEDDYDSEFRYEGHPIASLQGLDTGGCVIYAGSFSKALLPGFRVGYLVVPDDLVAAFRAVRPIVDRFPAPLHQLVVADFLSEGYFPAHLRRLRESSRASRDLLFDLLKERLSEHLVALLPEQGVHLTARSTGSWRDDCALARAALDGGVVVIPTSPMHIGAPAEPRLLLGFSGLTAAETDIATRRLAEVFRSSAKTAKLRPDESKQSKRDRRQARSRPLKSV